From Proteiniborus sp. MB09-C3, the proteins below share one genomic window:
- a CDS encoding FapA family protein encodes MSQNYVILEGKDLNTLIDEGLNRLKKDKDQVEIEVLEKDKSLMGVSIRDYKIKMSLKQPISEEIHMSKEIAKSEKLLDLISSESYNKDYFMLKFLDDGVYLTILDWDTFYSNTRQVLDAIRKKKITDIDIKAIEEALNSTEKKEFKIAPKQEEILFDAELNIDISKDSLYAYITLIPPDGGKEMEIDSALEEIGKQIKHGLDINLVSKVISERHYNNKTLVATGEVAIDGEDGYIKYLFSDKTNTTPRMLEDGSVDFRNLDIIHNVRMGDILAELIHPTSGKQGTTVRGELIKCKNGKEAIFRYGKNVKVSEDGNKLIAEKDGQVRLEDGKVEVNEVLEVKENVDNSTGNIKFNGTIKIRGNVITGFKVDSDGDVEIEGVVEGAEITSLGNILLKRGIQGYNKGRLISKGSIVAKYIENSYLEADSDIIADAIMHSEVSSKGNIKVSGRKGLIVGGTCKAAVEIAAKTIGSTMATATILEVGVVPGQRANQEAIKSKIDETESNIEKLNKTITLFNRLSKNGELTEEKEDMLSKTIRTRNILNQNLDNLKKELAYIGMQIELLSRGRVKAENVIYPGVKIIIGNSTMFVRDEIKHCTIYREDNEIKIGPYEL; translated from the coding sequence ATGTCTCAAAATTATGTTATTTTAGAGGGTAAGGATCTTAATACATTAATAGATGAAGGACTTAATAGATTAAAAAAAGACAAGGATCAAGTAGAGATTGAGGTTTTAGAAAAAGACAAATCATTAATGGGGGTATCTATCAGAGATTACAAGATAAAGATGTCATTAAAGCAGCCTATTAGTGAAGAAATCCATATGAGCAAAGAAATAGCAAAAAGTGAAAAATTATTAGATTTAATATCAAGTGAGTCTTATAATAAAGACTATTTTATGCTAAAATTTTTAGATGATGGTGTATATCTTACTATTCTAGATTGGGACACTTTTTATTCAAATACAAGACAAGTACTTGATGCAATAAGAAAGAAAAAAATAACAGATATCGATATTAAAGCAATAGAAGAAGCTTTAAATTCCACAGAGAAAAAAGAGTTTAAGATTGCGCCAAAGCAAGAAGAAATATTGTTTGATGCAGAGCTGAATATAGATATTTCAAAGGACAGCTTATATGCTTATATTACATTAATTCCTCCAGATGGTGGAAAAGAAATGGAAATAGATTCAGCGTTAGAAGAAATCGGTAAACAAATTAAACATGGATTGGATATCAACTTAGTTAGTAAAGTAATTAGTGAGAGACATTACAACAATAAAACATTAGTAGCAACAGGTGAAGTAGCCATAGATGGAGAAGATGGCTATATAAAGTATCTTTTTTCAGATAAGACAAATACAACTCCTCGTATGCTAGAGGATGGCAGTGTTGATTTTAGAAACCTTGACATAATACACAATGTTAGAATGGGAGATATATTAGCAGAATTGATACATCCAACTAGTGGTAAGCAAGGTACTACAGTACGGGGAGAGCTTATAAAGTGTAAAAACGGAAAAGAAGCAATATTTAGATATGGCAAAAATGTAAAAGTTTCTGAAGATGGAAACAAGTTAATAGCAGAAAAAGATGGGCAGGTACGTTTAGAAGATGGCAAGGTTGAAGTGAATGAAGTCCTTGAAGTAAAAGAAAATGTTGATAATTCAACAGGTAATATAAAATTTAATGGCACTATTAAAATTAGAGGTAATGTTATAACTGGATTTAAGGTAGATTCAGATGGAGATGTGGAAATTGAAGGAGTAGTTGAGGGTGCTGAAATAACTAGTCTAGGTAATATTCTTTTAAAAAGAGGAATTCAAGGATATAATAAGGGCAGACTTATTTCTAAAGGCTCTATTGTTGCAAAATATATTGAAAATAGCTATTTAGAAGCTGATAGTGATATTATAGCAGATGCAATAATGCATAGCGAGGTGTCTAGCAAGGGAAATATAAAAGTATCTGGGAGAAAAGGTTTAATTGTCGGAGGAACCTGTAAAGCAGCCGTTGAAATAGCAGCTAAAACCATTGGTTCAACTATGGCAACTGCAACTATTTTAGAAGTGGGAGTGGTTCCAGGTCAAAGAGCTAATCAAGAAGCAATTAAGAGCAAAATCGATGAAACTGAAAGTAATATTGAAAAGTTAAATAAAACCATTACCTTATTTAATAGACTATCTAAAAATGGCGAATTAACAGAAGAAAAAGAAGACATGTTGAGCAAAACCATTCGAACAAGAAATATCCTTAATCAAAACCTAGATAATCTAAAAAAAGAATTAGCCTACATTGGAATGCAGATAGAATTATTATCTAGAGGTAGGGTAAAAGCTGAGAATGTTATATATCCTGGAGTAAAGATTATTATTGGTAACAGCACTATGTTTGTAAGAGATGAAATAAAGCATTGTACTATCTATAGAGAAGATAACGAAATAAAGATTGGTCCATATGAATTATAA
- the rpsB gene encoding 30S ribosomal protein S2: MSVITMKSLLEAGVHFGHQTRRWNPKMAEYIFTERNGIYIIDLQKTVVKVEEAYEFIKDVAANGGEILFVGTKKQAQESIESESKRCGMHFVSQRWLGGMLTNYKTIRKRIERLQQLQKMEEDGTFDVLPKKEVIKLKHEAERLEKFLGGIKNMQRTPDALFVVDPRKEKIAVKEARILGIPVVGIVDTNCDPEEVDFVIPGNDDAIRAVKLLTETIANAVLEGKQGEQIEE; this comes from the coding sequence ATGTCAGTTATTACTATGAAAAGTCTTTTAGAAGCAGGAGTACATTTTGGACATCAGACAAGAAGATGGAATCCAAAGATGGCAGAATATATTTTTACCGAAAGAAATGGAATATACATTATTGATTTACAGAAGACAGTTGTAAAAGTAGAGGAAGCATATGAATTTATTAAAGATGTAGCTGCTAATGGTGGAGAAATACTTTTTGTTGGTACAAAGAAACAAGCACAGGAATCTATTGAAAGCGAATCAAAAAGATGCGGCATGCATTTTGTAAGCCAAAGATGGCTTGGAGGAATGCTTACAAACTATAAGACAATAAGAAAAAGAATTGAGAGACTTCAACAGCTTCAAAAAATGGAGGAAGACGGAACTTTCGATGTTCTTCCTAAGAAAGAAGTAATTAAATTGAAGCATGAAGCTGAGAGATTAGAAAAATTCCTCGGTGGCATTAAAAATATGCAAAGAACACCAGATGCATTATTCGTTGTTGACCCTAGAAAAGAAAAAATTGCAGTTAAGGAAGCTAGGATACTTGGAATACCTGTAGTAGGGATTGTAGATACAAATTGCGATCCAGAAGAAGTAGATTTTGTAATTCCAGGAAACGATGATGCAATAAGAGCTGTTAAGCTACTTACTGAAACTATTGCTAATGCTGTCTTAGAGGGTAAACAAGGCGAGCAAATAGAAGAGTAA
- the tsf gene encoding translation elongation factor Ts, with the protein MAISAGMVKELRERTGAGMLDCKKALEETNGDIEKAIDLLREKGLSKAAKKAGRIASEGIVEAYIHGGRIGVLIEVNTETDFVAKNEEFRAFVKDMAMQVAASNPRYVSVDEVPQDEIEKEREILKHQALNEGKPEHIAEKMVEGRIEKYYKEVCLLEQPFIKDSDVAVKDLLAEKIAKIGENIKIRRFVRYQVGEGLEKREENFAEEVAKQING; encoded by the coding sequence ATGGCTATATCAGCAGGAATGGTTAAGGAATTAAGAGAAAGAACAGGCGCTGGAATGCTTGATTGTAAAAAAGCTTTAGAGGAAACAAACGGAGACATTGAAAAAGCTATCGATTTGTTAAGAGAAAAAGGATTGTCGAAGGCTGCTAAAAAAGCAGGAAGAATTGCATCCGAAGGTATTGTAGAAGCATACATACATGGAGGCAGAATTGGTGTATTGATTGAAGTTAATACTGAGACAGACTTTGTTGCAAAAAATGAAGAGTTTAGAGCTTTTGTAAAAGATATGGCAATGCAAGTAGCAGCTTCAAATCCTAGATATGTTTCAGTAGATGAAGTTCCACAAGATGAAATAGAAAAAGAAAGAGAAATATTAAAGCATCAAGCATTAAATGAAGGCAAACCTGAGCATATTGCAGAAAAAATGGTTGAAGGAAGAATTGAAAAATACTATAAAGAGGTATGCCTATTAGAACAACCATTTATTAAAGATTCTGATGTTGCTGTAAAGGACCTTTTAGCTGAAAAAATTGCTAAGATTGGTGAAAATATTAAAATAAGAAGATTTGTTAGATATCAGGTTGGAGAAGGCCTAGAAAAAAGAGAAGAAAACTTTGCTGAAGAGGTAGCTAAACAAATCAATGGCTAA
- the pyrH gene encoding UMP kinase: protein MIEPKYKRIVLKLSGEALAGDKGFGIDENTIVKIAEEIKKIQEMKVQVAIVVGGGNFWRGRSSEGMDRTTSDYMGMLGTTINALALQDALEKIGVLTRVQTAIEMRQIAEPYIRRRAIRHLEKGRVVIFAGGSGNPYFSTDTTAALRAAEIEAEVILLAKKGVDGVYDSDPYLNTEAKKFEKLKYIDILNLGLGIMDSTATSLCMDNKIPLIVFGIDDANNIVRIIQGDQIGTQVKEE from the coding sequence ATGATAGAACCCAAATATAAAAGAATTGTTCTTAAACTAAGCGGTGAAGCATTAGCAGGAGATAAAGGTTTTGGTATCGATGAAAACACTATTGTTAAGATAGCTGAAGAAATAAAAAAAATACAAGAGATGAAAGTGCAGGTGGCCATAGTAGTTGGAGGAGGAAACTTTTGGAGAGGCAGAAGCTCAGAAGGAATGGATAGAACGACTTCAGACTACATGGGAATGCTAGGAACTACAATTAATGCACTTGCTTTACAGGATGCTTTAGAAAAGATAGGTGTTTTAACAAGGGTACAGACTGCTATTGAAATGAGACAAATTGCGGAGCCTTATATAAGAAGAAGAGCTATTAGGCATTTAGAAAAAGGTAGAGTTGTGATTTTTGCAGGTGGTTCAGGTAATCCTTATTTTTCAACTGATACTACGGCTGCACTGAGAGCTGCAGAGATTGAAGCAGAGGTTATCTTACTTGCTAAAAAAGGTGTAGATGGAGTTTATGATTCTGACCCTTATTTGAACACAGAAGCTAAAAAATTTGAGAAATTAAAATATATAGATATATTAAACTTAGGGTTGGGAATTATGGATTCTACTGCTACTTCATTATGTATGGATAACAAAATACCTTTAATTGTTTTCGGTATCGATGATGCCAACAATATTGTAAGAATTATTCAGGGAGATCAAATTGGAACACAAGTAAAGGAGGAATGA
- the frr gene encoding ribosome recycling factor, producing MYLDIHKQTEERMKKAIKSYKDELNSVRAGRANPTLLDRISIDYYGTQTPLNQIANISAPEPRLLVIQPWDVNVVSQIEKSILKSDLGLNPSVDGKIIRLAIPQLTEERRKELIKVVKKVAENAKVAIRNGRREANEQIKKLQKSSEITEDEQKQAEDQMQKITDKYIEEIDSLLGQKEKELLEV from the coding sequence ATGTATCTAGATATTCATAAGCAAACAGAAGAAAGGATGAAAAAAGCTATTAAGTCATACAAAGATGAACTTAATAGTGTAAGGGCTGGAAGAGCTAATCCTACTTTATTAGACAGAATTTCTATTGATTATTATGGAACTCAAACACCACTAAACCAAATAGCAAATATATCTGCACCAGAGCCAAGACTCCTTGTCATTCAACCATGGGATGTTAACGTTGTATCTCAGATTGAAAAGTCAATTTTGAAATCAGACTTAGGTCTAAACCCATCAGTTGATGGGAAGATAATTAGACTAGCTATACCTCAACTAACAGAGGAACGAAGAAAGGAATTAATAAAAGTAGTGAAAAAGGTTGCAGAGAATGCAAAAGTTGCTATTAGAAATGGTAGAAGAGAAGCAAATGAACAGATTAAGAAATTGCAGAAATCTTCGGAAATAACTGAGGATGAACAAAAACAAGCAGAAGATCAAATGCAAAAAATTACAGATAAATACATTGAAGAGATTGATAGCTTACTAGGCCAGAAAGAGAAGGAGCTATTGGAGGTATAG
- a CDS encoding isoprenyl transferase, giving the protein MSTKSINFMLNKIDMDRMPKHVAIIMDGNGRWAKKRLLPRTAGHREGVERVKEIVEEAGNLGIPYLTLFAFSTENWGRPKDEVDTLMKLLVEYLKKELNTLHENNVKINILGNLDKLPPTPRKEVYNAVEKTKYNSKMNLNIALNYGGRYEIVNGIKLLVNDVKSGNINLDDIDEDLFKNYLFTKDQPDPDLLIRPSGEKRISNFLLYQIAYTEFIFTDVYWPEFTTEEFYKSIIEFQSRKRRFGGI; this is encoded by the coding sequence ATGAGCACAAAAAGTATTAATTTTATGTTAAATAAAATAGATATGGATAGGATGCCTAAACATGTGGCTATAATAATGGATGGTAATGGGAGATGGGCAAAAAAAAGATTACTTCCAAGGACAGCAGGCCATAGAGAAGGAGTAGAAAGAGTCAAGGAAATTGTTGAGGAAGCTGGAAATCTTGGAATACCATACTTAACCCTATTTGCTTTTTCTACAGAAAATTGGGGACGTCCTAAAGATGAAGTTGATACATTAATGAAACTTTTAGTTGAATATTTGAAAAAAGAACTTAATACCTTACATGAAAATAATGTAAAAATAAACATTTTGGGTAACTTAGATAAATTGCCTCCTACACCGAGAAAAGAAGTATATAATGCAGTTGAGAAAACAAAATACAATAGTAAAATGAATTTAAATATTGCATTAAATTATGGTGGTAGATATGAAATAGTTAATGGGATAAAGTTATTAGTAAATGATGTGAAAAGTGGTAACATTAATTTAGACGATATAGATGAAGACTTATTTAAGAACTATCTTTTTACAAAAGATCAACCTGATCCTGATTTGCTAATTAGACCAAGCGGAGAAAAACGTATAAGTAATTTTTTACTTTATCAAATTGCTTATACAGAATTTATTTTTACAGATGTATACTGGCCAGAGTTTACTACAGAAGAATTTTATAAATCTATAATTGAATTTCAAAGTAGAAAACGTAGATTTGGGGGAATTTAG
- a CDS encoding phosphatidate cytidylyltransferase, which produces MKVRVISGIIGLVILFTVVLVGGQVLNISTLLISFIGLYEFDRAVRKINGLKPILVINYLFTICLYTLLMINKNNLFTLILFIYIMSLLCLLVFDEKVKISDIAVTALGALYIPFSISHIALLGGSIYIWLVFITAWGTDTFAYFVGVNFGKRKLCPNLSPNKSIEGSFGGILGSLCLALIFSFYFKLDNVFGIAVLSIICSVMAQIGDLTASRIKRLANIKDYGKIMPGHGGILDRFDSILFTGPLVYYYIALFVL; this is translated from the coding sequence ATGAAGGTTAGAGTTATTTCTGGAATTATTGGGTTAGTTATTCTTTTTACAGTGGTTTTAGTAGGCGGTCAAGTATTAAATATTTCTACTCTATTGATTTCCTTTATAGGACTATATGAATTTGATAGAGCAGTAAGAAAAATTAATGGACTCAAGCCCATACTAGTTATTAATTATTTATTTACAATTTGTTTATACACTTTACTTATGATAAATAAAAATAATTTATTTACACTTATACTATTTATATATATTATGTCTTTACTATGCTTATTAGTTTTTGATGAGAAGGTAAAGATTAGCGATATAGCAGTTACTGCTCTAGGGGCTTTATATATACCTTTTTCCATTTCGCATATAGCCTTACTAGGTGGAAGTATTTATATTTGGCTAGTCTTCATAACTGCTTGGGGTACAGATACTTTTGCTTATTTTGTTGGGGTTAATTTTGGAAAGAGAAAATTATGTCCTAACTTAAGTCCAAATAAAAGCATAGAAGGTTCTTTCGGAGGAATTTTAGGAAGCTTATGCTTAGCCTTGATATTTTCCTTTTACTTTAAGCTTGATAATGTATTTGGCATCGCCGTATTAAGTATTATTTGTTCAGTAATGGCACAAATCGGAGATTTAACTGCTTCAAGAATCAAGAGACTAGCTAATATTAAAGATTATGGAAAAATAATGCCTGGACATGGAGGTATTTTAGATAGATTTGATAGCATACTTTTTACTGGACCCTTAGTATATTATTATATAGCTTTATTTGTTTTATAA